CAGTCTGGGCAACGGCAACCAGAAACCGCTTTGGTTCCTCAAGGCCTGGGCCGATCGGGTGCAGCAGCACTACTTCCCCTACCTCAAACCGGTGCAGTGGGAAAGCACCTGGACCGGCTGCATCGCCTTCACCCCCGATCACCTGATGCGCCTGTTCGAACCGGCCCCCGGCCTGGTGGCCGTCACCGGTTACAACGGCCGTGGGGTGACCACCGGAACCGTGGTCGGCAAGGCCTTCGCCGACTACTTGTGTCACGGCGATCCCCAGGCATTGCCGATTCCCTTCGCGCCCATGCAGCCCCTGGCCGGCGTGGGGTTGCGCAGTTGCCTGTACGAGGCGGGATTTTCTCTCTATCACGCGGGCCAGTGCCTGCGGATCGTGATCTGAACAAGGAATTAAACGGCCGGAGACGACGCTTTTCGATGCAACGACTAGCCTGTAATGGTGCGGCTCGTAGCAGTCCCGCACCAGCAGTGTGCAGTTCGGTGACGCGGGCTGTTACAGCAAGGTTGCACGTTGAATTGTGTCGCGGTTGCAATGATGGCACGCATGGGTTGCGCCCATTAAAAAGCAGGGTTTCACCTTCCGCGGTTTAGACGGTTGCACGCCCAATAAAAAAGGGCTCGAAACAGTCGAAATAACAATAAGACAGCGACTTTTTTCAGAATAAAAAACCACTGGCACGGCGCTTGCTCTGAGCAATCCTAGTGAAGTCGCAGTGCCAACTAAAAAAACCTTGGAGCACCACCTCATGTCCCAGACGTTTTACAAGAAAGGCTTTCTGGCCCTCGCAGTGGCAACTGCGCTGGGTGTTTCTGCGTTTGCTCAAGCCGACCTGAAGATCGGCGTAGCGGGTCCCATGACAGGCGCCAATGCGGCATTTGGCGAGCAGTACATGAAGGGTGCACAGGCAGCGGCTGACGAGATCAACGCCAAGGGCGGGGTCAACGGCGAGAAGATCGTCCTGGTCAAGGGCGACGATGCCTGCGAACCGAAGCAGGCCGTGGCCGTGGCCAACCGTCTGGTGGACCAGGACAAGGTGGCCGGCGTGGTCGGGCACTTCTGCTCTTCGTCGACCATTCCGGCTTCCGAGGTGTACAGCGACGCGGGCGTGATTGCCATCACCCCGGGCTCCACCAACCCGCAGGTCACCGAGCGCGGCCTGTCCGCGATGTTCCGCATGTGCGGGCGTGACGACCAGCAGGGCATCGTCGCCGGCGACTACATCGTCGACGTGCTCAAGGGCAAGAAAGTCGTGGTGCTGCACGACAAGGACACCTACGGCCAGGGCCTGGCGGATGCCACCAAGGCGCAGCTGACCAAGCGCGGCGTGACCCCGGTGCTGTACGAGGGCCTGACCCGTGGCGAGAAGGACTTCAGCGCCGTGGTGACCAAGATCCGCGCTGCTGGCGCCGACGTGGTGTACTTCGGCGGCCTGCACCCGGAAGCCGGTCCGCTGGTCCGTCAGCTGCGCGAGCAGGGCCTGAAGGACGTCAAGTTCATGTCCGACGACGGTATCGTGACCGACGAGCTGGTGACCACCGCCGGTGGCCCGCAATACGTTGACGGCGTGTACATGACCTTCGGCGCCGACCCACGCCTGCTGCCCGACAGCAAGGCGGTGGTGGATGCTTTCCGCAAGGCCGGCACCGAGCCTGAAGGCTACACCCTGTACGCCTATGCCTCGGTCCAGGCACTGGCCGCCGGCTTCAACGGCGCCAAATCCAACAAGGGCGAAGACGCCGCCAAATGGCTCAAGGCCAATCCGGTGAAAACCGTGATGGGCGAGAAGTCCTGGGACGCCAAGGGCGACCTGAAGATCTCCGACTACGTGGTCTATCAGTGGGACAAGGACGGCAAGTACCACCAGCTGGAAAAACAGAAGTGACCTGAGTCCGAGCGAACCGGTACTACCCCCTGGTGCCGGTTCGTATTCGTGCAGTACTTGCCTTTTCTCGTAGAGCTGCACAACGGACGTGTTGCGCGGGCCGGTGATCCCTGCCCGTCGCTGACGCCCTGTGCCGTCTCTCAAGTCCGTGAGATTGCGTTATGGATGGTATTTTCCTGCAGCAACTGATCAATGGACTGACCCTCGGGTCTGTCTATGGTCTGATCGCCATCGGCTACACAATGGTCTATGGCATCATCGGCATGATCAACTTCGCCCACGGCGAGGTTTACATGATTTCCGCTTACCTCGCGGCAATCAGTCTGGCTCTGCTGGCCTACTTCGGCATCGAATCCTTCCCGCTACTCATTCTCGGCACCCTGATCTTCACCGTGGTGGTGACAGGGATCTACGGCTGGGTCATCGAGCGTGTGGCCTACAAACCCCTGCGCAACTCCACCCGCCTGGCACCGCTGATCAGCGCCATCGGCATCTCGCTGATCCTGCAGAACTACGCGCAGATCAGTCAGGGCGCCAAGCAGCAAGGGGTTCCGACCCTGCTGGCCGGGGCCTGGAAAGTCGACATCGGCACCGGCTTCGTGCAACTCACCTACACCAAGATCTTCATCCTGGTGGCGGCGTTCGCCGGTATGGCGCTGCTGACCTACATCATCAAGTACACCAAGCTGGGGCGCATGTGCCGGGCCACCCAGCAAGACCGCAAGATGGCCTCGATCCTCGGCATCAACACCGACCGGGTGATCTCCTATGTGTTCGTCATCGGCGCGGCCATGGCGGCCCTGGCCGGGGTGCTGATCACCATGAACTACGGCACCTTCGACTTCTATGCCGGCTTCGTGATCGGCATCAAGGCGTTCACCGCGGCGGTGCTCGGCGGCATCGGTTCGCTGCCCGGAGCGATGCTTGGCGGGATCATCCTCGGGATCTCCGAGTCGCTGTTCTCCGGCTTGATCAACTCCGACTACAAAGACGTGTTCAGTTTCTCGCTGCTGGTGCTGATCCTGATCTTCCGTCCCCAAGGCCTGCTGGGTCGCCCACTCGTGGCGAAGGTATAAGTATGTCTGCTGCCAATAAACCGATTGATATCAAGAAGAGCGTCATCGACGCCGTACTGGCCGGGCTGATCTCGCTGATCGTGTTCGGTCCCATCGTGGGCGTGGTGCTCGACGGCTACAGCTTCAACCTGCAGCCAACCCGCGTGGCCTGGCTGGTGGCGATCGTCATGGCTGGCCGCCTGGCCCTGAGCCTGTTCCTGCAAACCCCCAAGGGCCTGAGGATTCTCCAGGGCTTCGAGACCACCGGCTCCGGGGTGCATGTACTGGCGCCGGACTACAAGTCGCGGCTGCGCTGGATCATCCCGGCGCTGATCGTGATCGCCATCGTGTTCCCGTTCTTCGCCAACAAGTACCTGCTGACCGTGGTCATCCTCGGGCTGATCTACGTGCTGCTGGGCCTGGGGCTGAACATCGTGGTGGGCCTGGCGGGGCTGCTGGACCTGGGTTACGTGGCGTTCTACGCCATCGGTGCCTACGGCCTGGCCCTGGGCTACCAGTACCTGGGCCTGGGCTTCTGGACCGTGCTGCCCCTGGCGGCGATTGCCGCGGCGCTGGCAGGGTGCATATTGGGCTTCCCGGTGCTCCGGATGCACGGTGACTACCTGGCCATCGTGACCCTGGGTTTTGGCGAGATCATCCGCCTGGTACTCAACAACTGGCTGTCCTTCACCGGCGGTCCCAACGGCATGCCGGTGCCCTCGCCGACCATCTTCGGCCTGGAGTTCGGGCGCAAGGCCAAGGACGGCGGGGTGCCGTTCCACGAGTTCTTCGGCCTGGAATACAACCCCAACCTGAAGTTCCTGTTCATCTACATCGTGCTGTTCATCGTGGTGCTGCTGGTGCTCTACATCAAGCACCGGCTGACCCGCATGCCGGTGGGGCGCGCCTGGGAAGCCTTGCGTGAGGACGAGATCGCCTGCCGCGCCATGGGCCTGAACCATGTGCTGGTGAAACTCTCGGCCTTCACCATCGGCGCTTCCACCGCCGGCCTGGCCGGGGTGTTCTTCGCCAGCTACCAGGGCTTCGTCAACCCGTCCTCGTTCACCTTCTTCGAGTCGGCGCTGATCCTCGCCATCGTGGTGCTGGGGGGCATGGGCTCCACGGTGGGCGTGGTGATCGCGGCCTTCGTCCTGACCGTGGCCCCGGAGCTGCTGCGCAGCTTCTCCGAATACCGGGTGCTGCTGTTCGGCATTCTCATGGTGTTGATGATGATCTGGCGACCGCGAGGGCTGATCCGCATCAGCCGTACCGGGGTCACTCCACGCAAAGGTGCTCTGACTGAGGGGAACGCGCCATGAGCGAATACATTCTTTCGGTCGAGAACCTGATGATGCACTTCGGCGGCATCAAGGCCCTCAGCGACGTCAGCCTCAAGGTCAAGCGCAACTCGATCTTCGCCCTGATCGGCCCCAATGGCGCCGGCAAGACCACGGTGTTCAACTGCCTGACCGGCTTCTACAAGGCCTCCGGCGGGCGCATCGAGCTCAATACCCGGGGCCAGCAGACCAACGTCATCAAGCTCTTGGGCGAACCGTTTCGCGCCACCGACTTCGTGTCGCCGAAAAGCTTCGCCAGCCGCCTGTACTACAAGATGTTCGGCGGCACCCACCTGGTGAACCGGGCCGGCCTGGCGCGGACCTTCCAGAACATTCGCCTGTTCAAGGAAATGTCCGTGGTGGAGAACCTGCTGGTGGCCCAGCACATGTGGGTCAATCGCAACCTGCTGTCCGGCATCCTCAACACCAAGGGCTACCGCAAGGCGGAAAGCGCCGCCCTGGATCACGCCTTCTACTGGCTGGAAGTGGTGGACCTGGTGGACTGCGCCAACCGCCTGGCCGGCGAGCTGTCCTACGGCCAGCAACGGCGCCTGGAGATCGCCCGGGCCATGTGCACCCGACCGCAGATCATCTGCCTCGACGAACCGGCCGCCGGCCTCAACCCTCAGGAAACCGAAGCGCTGAGCGCGATGATCCGGCTGCTGCGCGACGAGCACGATCTGACCGTGGTGCTGATCGAACACGACATGGGCATGGTGATGAGTATTTCCGACCACATCGTGGTGCTGGACCACGGCAACGTGATCGCCGAAGGCGGACCGGAGGCGATCCGCAACGATCCGAAGGTGATCGCCGCCTACCTGGGTGCCGACGAAGAGGAGCTGGTATGAGTCAACCTATCCTCGAACTCAAGGACCTGGACGTGTACTACGGCCCGATCCAGGCCCTGAAGAAAGTCTCGCTGCACATCAACGAAGGGGAAACCGTGAGCCTGATCGGCTCCAACGGCGCCGGCAAATCGACGCTGCTGATGTCGATCTTCGGCCAGCCCCGGGCGGAGTCCGGGCAGATCCTCTATCGCGGCGTGGACATCACCCACAAGTCGTCCCACTACATCGCCTCCAACGGCATCGCCCAGTCCCCGGAAGGGCGCCGGGTGTTTCCCGACATGACCGTGGAGGAGAACCTGCTGATGGGCACCATCCCGATTGGCGACAAGTACGCCAATGAGGACATGCAACGCATGTTCGAGCTGTTTCCACGGCTCAAGGAACGGCGTACCCAGCGGGCCATGACCATGTCCGGCGGTGAGCAGCAGATGCTGGCCATTGCCCGGGCGCTGATGAGCCGGCCCAAGTTGCTGCTGCTGGACGAGCCGAGCCTGGGACTGGCGCCGATCGTGGTGAAACAGATCTTCGCCACCCTGCGGGAGCTGGCGGCCACGGGCATGACCATCTTCCTCGTGGAGCAGAACGCCAACCACGCCCTGAAGCTGTCGGACCGCGCCTACGTGATGGTCAACGGCGAGATCCGCCTCAGTGGCACCGGCAAGGAGCTGCTGGTCAACGAGGAGGTGCGCAACGCTTACCTGGGCGGTCACTGACCGCCCGCTCTGTGGATAAAAATGCCCCGTCGGTTCCCGCCGCCGGGGCATTTTTTATCCACAGCAGCCTGCCCGCCGTGTCGGTGCTGGCCTGTCGGCGAAACCACTCTCCCCGATGGCCGCTCGTTGAGATGGGCTCGTGGGTTACAGCCGCGCTGGCCAGTCGGCTCCTGGGTGTCTGGCGCGTGCATGGACAAGGCAGCCTTCGCAGCAGGGCCGCTCACGTCGGACAATTGTGGACAACATTATTCGCAAGCTGCTAAAGCGCGGCATAAAGACGCTGCAAACAGTTGTTTTTCCACCGTTTTGACTTGTCCCCGTTTGCTGTGGAGCGGGCTGTGGGTAACGTGGGAGTAGCTGGCTGAAGGCCTTTATTTACGTGGCCTGCAGGCGATTGTGTGTTTTTTGACCAGGGCTTTTGCGGGGGCTCGTGGAGGCAATTGTCAACCTTTTTATTGTCGCAGCCGGACCTTGCCAAAGGCGGGGATAAGCCTGTGGATAAGTCTGTGACTAAACTCTGGAAAGACTGCGCTGAGCAGCGTGGTTGCTGGCCTCTGGCCTTATGCACTTTGACCGCGCGGTCATCTTTGCCGGTCGCGGGTGCATGGACAGCCGCTGCGGGTCAAGCAAAAAACTTCTCGTGATCGGCTGCAAGCCTTGTGCACAGTGGCTTTGCGGGATCTGCACTTGCCCCCAAAGACTGTGGACCGGCCTGTGGATAAGGTGCGCGCAGCTGGCTGCAGGCCACGGCTGCCGTGCCTTCCGGGCCAGTGAGCGTTTTTTGTACAGCTGCCCGGGGTGTCCGGGGCTTCTGTTGCCGCCCAGAGCCGGGCCGGGCATGCTGCGAAACGCTTTTTTCATGAAACGGCGGCTCGCCACCCAGCAAGGAGAACACCATGACTTCCACACTGTTCATTACGGGCGCGACGTCCGGTTTTGGCGAAGCCTGCGCCCGGCGTTTTGCCGCGGCCGGTTGGTCGCTGGTGCTCACCGGCCGGCGCGAAGAGCGTCTCAACGCGCTGTGCGCAGAGCTTTCCAAGCAGACCGAAGTGCACGGCCTGGTGCTCGACGTGCGCGACCGCAAGGCCATGGAAACCGCCATCGCCAATCTGCCGGCGTCCTTCGGCAAGCTGCGCGGCCTGATCAACAATGCCGGCCTGGCCCTGGGCGTCGACCCGGCGCCCAAATGCGACCTGGATGACTGGGACACCATGGTCGACACCAACATCAAGGGCCTGATGTACAGCACCCGCCTGCTGCTGCCACGGCTGATCGCCCATGGCCGGGGCGCCGGGATCGTCAACCTGGGCTCCATCGCCGGCAACTATCCGTACCCGGGCAGCCACGTCTATGGCGCGAGCAAGGCCTTCGTCAAACAGTTCTCCCTGAACCTGCGCTGCGACCTTCAGGGCACCGGGGTACGAGTGACCAACATCGAGCCGGGCCTGTGCGAAAGCGAGTTCTCCCTGGTGCGTTTCGCTGGCGATCAGGCGCGCTATGACGCCACTTATGCCGGCGCCGAACCGATCCAGCCCGAGGACATCGCCGACACCATCTTCTGGGTGCTCAACACGCCTGCCCACGTCAACATCAACAGTCTGGAGCTGATGCCGGTGAGCCAGACCTGGGCCGGCTTCGCCATCGAGCGCAAGGTGTAGCCGCTGCCGCAGGCTGCGACAGGGCCGCCAGGCCCTCTTGCGTTCGCAAGACCTCGGCGCTCGCAGCCTCGCCATGGCTCGGCAGCGACTACAGTTGTACTCGGAAACACATAAGCTGATTCGTTTCAGCTTGAAGCCGGCCCTGGCAAGGTAGAATTCCGACCCGAAATTTCGCGGCCGTCTCACACGAGGCGGTGTTTTCGAAGTTCGATAGGAGGAATCGTGAGTAACCGAGGTGAGCAGTCTCTGCTCAAACAATCGACTGTATTGATGTTCATCGTGGCGATCGCCGGTATCGTCACGGGTTTTGTTTCTGGCGCCCAATCCATTTTGTTCGATGGATTTTTTTCCCTGATCGCGACCGTCATCAAGGTCCTGATGCTGATCACCGCCCGGTTGATCGCCAAGGAAAGCAACCACCGTTTCCAGTTCGGCTTCTGGCATCTGGAGCCCATGGTGCTGTTGATCGAGGGCAGCTTCCTGCTGCTGATTGCCATCTATGCCTTCCTCAACGGTGTGTTCGGCATCATCAACGGTGGCCGAGAGGTCGAGTTGGGGCTGGTGATCTTTTATGCCGCCTTCTTCGCCGTGGCGGAGTTCGCCTACTTCTTCTATGTGCGCCGGCGTAACCGCAAGCTCAAATCGTCACTGATCCAGTTCGACAACATCAGCTGGCTGGTGGACGCGATGCTCTCGGTGGGGCTGCTGGTGAGCTTTGTCACGGCGCTGCTGCTCAAGCAGTACGGGCATGACCGCTGGGCGGTGTATGTCGACCCGGCGATCCTGATCCTGCTGGCCATCAGCATGCTGCCGCCGGCCTTGAAGATCCTGCGGCCGGCGTTGCGTGATGTGCTGGGCATCGCTCCGGACCAGCTGGATGAGAAGGTGCGCAGCGTGATGGAAGAGGCCATGGTTGCCTATGGCTTCCAGGAATACATTTCCTACGTGCAGAAGCACGGCCGGGCGCGTTTCATCGAGATCCATATCGTGCTGCCGGCGGACTATCCGCTGCAGGATGTGGCGACTCTGGACCGCTTGCGCGAGGAGATTTCCAGTGAGTTGGGAGAGGCCGACGCCGCGCGCTGGCTGACCATCAGCTTTACCGGGGATCGCAAGTGGATCGTTTGATCGGCGGTGCGCTTTTCGCCGACCAGCCGTCTCCTACAGGGGGCTTGCAGGAGCCGGCTGGCCGGCAGAGGCTTCAGGCAAAATATTCCGCCAGCCCGCGATAACAGGTCGCCAGGTGATAAGGCGTGGTCGAGGGCATATCCCGCCGGCTGACCGCGCCACTGGCATCCAGGCATTCATTCCAGCCCCCTGCATGCAGAAAATGCGCGTGCAGCGCCTTGAGCTGACGCAGCAGGGGCGCCTGGCTGTCCGCACGCAAGGTCAGGGCACGCACGTACTCGGCCTGGGCCCAGATGCGCTGGGTCGCGTCCTTGATGGGGGCACCCGGTTGCAGGTCGAGCATGGCGCACACCGCGCCGCTCTTCGGGTCGACACCAAGCTGCTCGGCAAACGCGAAGGCACGACTCAATGAGGCGTGCAGCGGGTTGCTGCGCAGCAAGGGCGAAGAGTCGAGGAGGAAGAACCACTCGAACTGATGCCCTGGCTCGAACCAGTTATCCACAGCCCCCAGTGGCTTCTCCAGCATCACTCCGTGCTGCGGGTCGATGAACTGCTGCTGCATGGCCTGGCACAGCTCCAGCAGTGCGGTTTGTACCGCGGCGTCTTCGCGTACTGCCAGGATTGCGAGAAAGGCTTCGGCCAGGTGCATCAGCGGATTCTGCAGGGGCCCGGAACCCAGTACGGACCAGTCCTCGGCGAGGCTGGCTTCGTAGAGTCCATCGCCCCGGGCAAAGCGCAGGGCTACCACTTCCAGGGCGGCATTGAGCACCGACTCCACCAGCGGCTCGCGGACCTTGGCCCAGTAATGAGCGCAGGCGAAGAGGATAAAGGCGTGGGTGTAGAGGTCCTTGCGCCGATCCAGCGGTGCGCCGTCGGCATCGATGCTGTAGAACCAGCCACCGTGCTCGGCATCGTGGAAGTGCCGCTGCAGCGAGCGGAACAGCGCGGCGGCCCGCTCTTGGGCAAAGGGGGCGGCGGCATCACCGATCAATTGGGAGAACAGGTACAGCTGCCGGGCACAGGCCATGGCTCGATAGCGCTGCGGCGGCAATGGCCGCTGTTCAGCGTCCAGCGCCTCATAGGGCAGTGCC
This genomic stretch from Pseudomonas sp. Os17 harbors:
- the livM gene encoding high-affinity branched-chain amino acid ABC transporter permease LivM, encoding MSAANKPIDIKKSVIDAVLAGLISLIVFGPIVGVVLDGYSFNLQPTRVAWLVAIVMAGRLALSLFLQTPKGLRILQGFETTGSGVHVLAPDYKSRLRWIIPALIVIAIVFPFFANKYLLTVVILGLIYVLLGLGLNIVVGLAGLLDLGYVAFYAIGAYGLALGYQYLGLGFWTVLPLAAIAAALAGCILGFPVLRMHGDYLAIVTLGFGEIIRLVLNNWLSFTGGPNGMPVPSPTIFGLEFGRKAKDGGVPFHEFFGLEYNPNLKFLFIYIVLFIVVLLVLYIKHRLTRMPVGRAWEALREDEIACRAMGLNHVLVKLSAFTIGASTAGLAGVFFASYQGFVNPSSFTFFESALILAIVVLGGMGSTVGVVIAAFVLTVAPELLRSFSEYRVLLFGILMVLMMIWRPRGLIRISRTGVTPRKGALTEGNAP
- a CDS encoding cation diffusion facilitator family transporter; the protein is MSNRGEQSLLKQSTVLMFIVAIAGIVTGFVSGAQSILFDGFFSLIATVIKVLMLITARLIAKESNHRFQFGFWHLEPMVLLIEGSFLLLIAIYAFLNGVFGIINGGREVELGLVIFYAAFFAVAEFAYFFYVRRRNRKLKSSLIQFDNISWLVDAMLSVGLLVSFVTALLLKQYGHDRWAVYVDPAILILLAISMLPPALKILRPALRDVLGIAPDQLDEKVRSVMEEAMVAYGFQEYISYVQKHGRARFIEIHIVLPADYPLQDVATLDRLREEISSELGEADAARWLTISFTGDRKWIV
- a CDS encoding ABC transporter permease subunit, encoding MDGIFLQQLINGLTLGSVYGLIAIGYTMVYGIIGMINFAHGEVYMISAYLAAISLALLAYFGIESFPLLILGTLIFTVVVTGIYGWVIERVAYKPLRNSTRLAPLISAIGISLILQNYAQISQGAKQQGVPTLLAGAWKVDIGTGFVQLTYTKIFILVAAFAGMALLTYIIKYTKLGRMCRATQQDRKMASILGINTDRVISYVFVIGAAMAALAGVLITMNYGTFDFYAGFVIGIKAFTAAVLGGIGSLPGAMLGGIILGISESLFSGLINSDYKDVFSFSLLVLILIFRPQGLLGRPLVAKV
- a CDS encoding ATP-binding cassette domain-containing protein; protein product: MSEYILSVENLMMHFGGIKALSDVSLKVKRNSIFALIGPNGAGKTTVFNCLTGFYKASGGRIELNTRGQQTNVIKLLGEPFRATDFVSPKSFASRLYYKMFGGTHLVNRAGLARTFQNIRLFKEMSVVENLLVAQHMWVNRNLLSGILNTKGYRKAESAALDHAFYWLEVVDLVDCANRLAGELSYGQQRRLEIARAMCTRPQIICLDEPAAGLNPQETEALSAMIRLLRDEHDLTVVLIEHDMGMVMSISDHIVVLDHGNVIAEGGPEAIRNDPKVIAAYLGADEEELV
- a CDS encoding ABC transporter ATP-binding protein, whose amino-acid sequence is MSQPILELKDLDVYYGPIQALKKVSLHINEGETVSLIGSNGAGKSTLLMSIFGQPRAESGQILYRGVDITHKSSHYIASNGIAQSPEGRRVFPDMTVEENLLMGTIPIGDKYANEDMQRMFELFPRLKERRTQRAMTMSGGEQQMLAIARALMSRPKLLLLDEPSLGLAPIVVKQIFATLRELAATGMTIFLVEQNANHALKLSDRAYVMVNGEIRLSGTGKELLVNEEVRNAYLGGH
- a CDS encoding SDR family oxidoreductase, which produces MTSTLFITGATSGFGEACARRFAAAGWSLVLTGRREERLNALCAELSKQTEVHGLVLDVRDRKAMETAIANLPASFGKLRGLINNAGLALGVDPAPKCDLDDWDTMVDTNIKGLMYSTRLLLPRLIAHGRGAGIVNLGSIAGNYPYPGSHVYGASKAFVKQFSLNLRCDLQGTGVRVTNIEPGLCESEFSLVRFAGDQARYDATYAGAEPIQPEDIADTIFWVLNTPAHVNINSLELMPVSQTWAGFAIERKV
- a CDS encoding AGE family epimerase/isomerase, with the protein product MPDVSRSATSPESSALFNAMQQHFHKVIVPLWQGPGWNPQLALPYEALDAEQRPLPPQRYRAMACARQLYLFSQLIGDAAAPFAQERAAALFRSLQRHFHDAEHGGWFYSIDADGAPLDRRKDLYTHAFILFACAHYWAKVREPLVESVLNAALEVVALRFARGDGLYEASLAEDWSVLGSGPLQNPLMHLAEAFLAILAVREDAAVQTALLELCQAMQQQFIDPQHGVMLEKPLGAVDNWFEPGHQFEWFFLLDSSPLLRSNPLHASLSRAFAFAEQLGVDPKSGAVCAMLDLQPGAPIKDATQRIWAQAEYVRALTLRADSQAPLLRQLKALHAHFLHAGGWNECLDASGAVSRRDMPSTTPYHLATCYRGLAEYFA
- a CDS encoding branched-chain amino acid ABC transporter substrate-binding protein; its protein translation is MSQTFYKKGFLALAVATALGVSAFAQADLKIGVAGPMTGANAAFGEQYMKGAQAAADEINAKGGVNGEKIVLVKGDDACEPKQAVAVANRLVDQDKVAGVVGHFCSSSTIPASEVYSDAGVIAITPGSTNPQVTERGLSAMFRMCGRDDQQGIVAGDYIVDVLKGKKVVVLHDKDTYGQGLADATKAQLTKRGVTPVLYEGLTRGEKDFSAVVTKIRAAGADVVYFGGLHPEAGPLVRQLREQGLKDVKFMSDDGIVTDELVTTAGGPQYVDGVYMTFGADPRLLPDSKAVVDAFRKAGTEPEGYTLYAYASVQALAAGFNGAKSNKGEDAAKWLKANPVKTVMGEKSWDAKGDLKISDYVVYQWDKDGKYHQLEKQK